Proteins from a genomic interval of Chitinophagaceae bacterium:
- a CDS encoding integrase — MEVSRFLNYLRSEKRFSENTISAYAADINQFFVYSKEFFDVEKPVEISHRYIRSWVMSLMEVGITEKTVNRKLSALQSFYKFLQQRNIVSENPVAKVPKPKIVKRLPTFLDKKKSVELFAGLDFKNDFNSQRDRMIIKLLYATGLRVSEMVNLKDSDFDFAQGSLEVLGKGNKLRKIPLGKILSKEIKEYITLRNAELEICSPTFFILNDKGEKTSRQFIYKKISSILKNFPSLGKRGPHIIRHTFATHLLENGADINAIKELLGHSSLASTQVYTHTSIEHLKSIYKKSHPKA, encoded by the coding sequence ATGGAAGTAAGCCGTTTTTTAAATTATTTGCGTTCCGAAAAAAGATTTTCTGAGAACACAATATCTGCTTATGCGGCAGATATCAACCAATTCTTTGTCTATTCCAAAGAATTTTTTGATGTTGAAAAGCCCGTTGAAATTTCTCACAGGTATATCCGTTCCTGGGTTATGTCTCTTATGGAAGTCGGAATTACAGAAAAAACAGTTAACAGAAAATTATCAGCCCTCCAATCTTTTTATAAATTTTTGCAACAGCGAAATATAGTATCAGAAAACCCGGTTGCAAAGGTTCCAAAGCCCAAAATCGTTAAAAGATTACCTACATTTCTGGATAAAAAGAAATCGGTTGAATTGTTTGCAGGCCTTGATTTTAAAAATGATTTTAACAGTCAGCGGGACAGAATGATTATTAAGTTATTGTATGCTACCGGATTAAGAGTCAGTGAAATGGTAAACCTTAAAGACTCGGATTTTGATTTTGCGCAAGGCTCTTTAGAAGTCCTGGGAAAAGGAAATAAGCTAAGAAAGATTCCACTTGGAAAGATTTTAAGCAAAGAAATTAAAGAGTATATCACGCTGCGAAATGCAGAATTAGAAATATGTTCACCTACATTTTTCATCCTGAATGATAAAGGTGAAAAAACAAGCAGACAATTTATCTATAAAAAGATAAGCAGCATATTAAAAAACTTTCCGAGTTTAGGCAAAAGAGGACCTCATATCATCCGGCATACATTTGCCACACATTTACTCGAAAACGGAGCAGATATAAATGCAATAAAAGAGCTTTTAGGTCACAGCAGTCTTGCTTCAACACAAGTTTATACTCATACATCAATAGAACATTTAAAATCAATTTATAAGAAATCTCACCCAAAAGCATAA
- a CDS encoding serine/threonine-protein phosphatase, with protein sequence MSPNTDFTVSEYHFYTPRYYLLMLCLIPLFLIDFNEKRIFISALVINVICILSFDFVHNIAGVGHNDFGFEFEQYYQATIMPVVLLFFLYGSILFYKYENKKYEEKILQLKDELKEFNDELEEEIDLAKNVVEALLPKQKANIKGYEVEAGLKWFKDIGGDFYTYHKIDDDHDLLFLADVSGKGVAGSVVVSIINACLETHLTKDTFNLESFLLNLNKVVFNSCGGEKYVTAWCGLLNHKTGTLKSINSGHPPPIVVKENGEKIIHLKAGSTIIGFFDEEFNVSSEEIQLEKGDLLFAYTDGITEAQNEKDEFFEQVYDLDELLSSCVKNKKNNAVEVLMKKIGSFTNGKYSQDDMTYIALSKNSN encoded by the coding sequence ATGAGCCCAAATACAGATTTTACAGTAAGCGAATATCACTTTTACACGCCCAGGTACTACTTATTGATGCTCTGTTTAATCCCATTGTTTTTGATTGATTTTAATGAAAAAAGGATTTTCATTTCAGCTTTGGTTATAAACGTCATCTGTATTTTATCCTTTGACTTTGTCCATAATATTGCCGGTGTTGGACATAACGATTTTGGTTTTGAGTTTGAACAGTACTATCAGGCAACGATTATGCCGGTAGTTTTACTCTTTTTTCTATACGGTAGCATCTTGTTTTATAAATATGAAAACAAAAAGTATGAAGAAAAAATACTTCAACTAAAAGATGAGTTAAAGGAATTTAACGACGAACTGGAAGAAGAAATTGATTTAGCAAAAAATGTTGTTGAAGCTTTACTACCAAAGCAAAAAGCTAACATAAAAGGATATGAAGTGGAAGCCGGCTTGAAATGGTTTAAAGACATAGGAGGCGATTTTTATACCTACCATAAAATAGATGATGATCATGATTTGCTGTTTTTAGCCGATGTATCAGGCAAAGGAGTCGCGGGTTCTGTTGTTGTATCAATTATTAATGCTTGTTTAGAGACGCATTTGACGAAAGATACTTTTAATCTGGAAAGCTTTCTGTTGAATCTAAATAAAGTTGTGTTTAATTCTTGCGGAGGCGAAAAGTATGTAACGGCCTGGTGTGGTTTACTGAATCATAAAACCGGAACATTAAAAAGCATAAACTCCGGCCATCCACCACCAATAGTTGTAAAAGAAAACGGTGAAAAAATCATTCACTTAAAAGCCGGAAGTACCATCATCGGATTTTTTGATGAAGAGTTTAACGTGTCATCAGAAGAAATTCAATTGGAAAAAGGAGATTTGTTATTTGCCTATACAGACGGTATTACTGAGGCTCAAAACGAAAAGGACGAATTCTTTGAGCAAGTGTATGACTTAGATGAATTATTATCCTCTTGTGTGAAAAATAAGAAAAATAATGCTGTTGAGGTTTTAATGAAAAAAATAGGCTCTTTTACAAATGGCAAATACAGCCAGGATGATATGACCTATATAGCGTTGTCAAAGAATAGCAACTAA
- the tuf gene encoding elongation factor Tu → MAKEKFVKNKPHVNVGTIGHVDHGKTTLTAAITTVLSGKGMAEKKDYDTIDAAPEEKERGITINTAHVEYQTEKRHYAHVDCPGHADYIKNMVTGAAQMDGAILVVAATDGPMPQTREHILLARQVGVPAIVVFMNKVDLVDDPEFLELAEMEIRDLLSFYEYDGDNLPVIQGSALNALQGEAEGVKAIEALMDAVDEHIPMPPRPIDKPFLMPVEDVFSITGRGTVATGRIERGIVKTGDSVEIVGLQETNMKSTCTGVEMFRKILDSGEAGDNVGVLLRGVEKTEIKRGMVICEPGSITPHTEFKCEVYVLSKEEGGRHTPFFNKYRPQFYLRTTDVTGEITLPDGTEMVMPGDNVTLTVKLIYPVAIDKGLRFAIREGGRTVGAGQVTEIIK, encoded by the coding sequence ATGGCTAAAGAAAAATTTGTAAAAAACAAACCACACGTTAACGTTGGAACCATCGGTCACGTAGATCATGGAAAAACCACTCTTACTGCTGCAATTACAACAGTACTTTCAGGTAAAGGGATGGCTGAGAAAAAAGATTATGACACTATTGATGCTGCTCCTGAAGAAAAGGAAAGGGGTATAACTATCAATACAGCACACGTTGAATATCAAACGGAAAAGCGTCACTATGCGCACGTTGATTGTCCGGGTCACGCTGACTATATTAAGAATATGGTTACCGGTGCAGCTCAGATGGACGGTGCTATATTAGTTGTTGCTGCAACAGACGGACCAATGCCTCAAACCAGAGAGCACATCCTTCTTGCACGTCAGGTGGGTGTTCCTGCTATTGTAGTGTTTATGAATAAAGTAGATTTGGTTGATGATCCTGAATTCCTTGAGCTTGCTGAAATGGAAATCAGAGATTTATTGAGCTTCTATGAATATGATGGCGACAATCTTCCTGTTATTCAGGGTTCTGCATTAAATGCACTTCAGGGTGAAGCCGAAGGTGTAAAAGCTATCGAAGCTTTAATGGATGCAGTTGATGAGCATATTCCTATGCCTCCAAGACCAATTGATAAGCCTTTCCTTATGCCTGTTGAGGATGTATTCTCAATTACTGGTAGAGGTACAGTTGCTACAGGAAGAATCGAAAGAGGTATTGTTAAAACCGGTGATTCTGTTGAAATTGTTGGTTTACAGGAAACTAACATGAAGTCTACTTGTACAGGAGTTGAAATGTTCCGTAAGATTTTGGATAGTGGTGAAGCAGGTGATAACGTAGGTGTATTACTTAGAGGTGTTGAGAAAACTGAAATCAAAAGAGGAATGGTCATTTGCGAACCGGGAAGTATCACTCCTCATACAGAGTTCAAATGTGAAGTATACGTTCTTAGCAAAGAAGAAGGTGGAAGACACACGCCATTCTTTAATAAGTACCGTCCTCAGTTCTACTTACGTACAACTGATGTTACCGGTGAGATAACACTACCGGATGGCACTGAAATGGTTATGCCCGGAGATAATGTTACTTTAACTGTAAAATTAATTTACCCGGTAGCTATTGATAAAGGTCTTCGTTTTGCAATCCGTGAGGGTGGTAGAACAGTTGGTGCCGGTCAGGTTACTGAAATAATTAAGTAA
- a CDS encoding acyl-CoA dehydrogenase, which yields MDFKKTENQLMVAQMASDLAEKHIRPNVMKWDESQEFPVELFKELGRNGLMGVLVPEKYNGTGMGYFEYIEVISEIAQVCGSIGLSVAAHNSLCTGHILQFGTEEQKQKYLPKLATAEWIGAWALTEPNTGSDAMNMKCVAQKDGDYYVLNGTKCWITHGKSSQVAVVIARTGDVRDSKGTTAFVIEKSTEGFTHGKKEDKLGMRASETTELIFDNCRVHKDQVLGKEGEGFKQAMKILDGGRISIAALSIGIAKGAYKAAKAYAKERHQFDQPIANFQAISFKLADMATQIEAAELLTYQAADLKNRGEYVTKPSAFAKYYASEVAVRASTDAVQILGGYGYTKEFPVEKFYRDSKLCTIGEGTSEIQKLVISREILK from the coding sequence ATGGATTTTAAAAAGACAGAAAATCAATTGATGGTTGCTCAAATGGCAAGCGACCTGGCAGAAAAACATATACGCCCCAATGTAATGAAGTGGGATGAGAGTCAGGAATTTCCTGTAGAATTATTTAAGGAATTGGGTAGAAATGGCCTTATGGGTGTTTTAGTTCCTGAAAAATATAATGGTACCGGCATGGGGTACTTCGAGTATATTGAAGTAATTAGTGAAATTGCTCAGGTTTGTGGTTCTATTGGCCTCTCGGTGGCGGCACATAATTCCCTTTGTACCGGACATATCCTTCAATTTGGAACAGAAGAACAAAAACAAAAATACTTACCAAAGTTAGCTACCGCCGAATGGATAGGCGCATGGGCACTTACAGAACCAAACACCGGTTCTGATGCTATGAACATGAAATGTGTAGCTCAAAAAGATGGTGACTACTATGTTTTGAACGGAACCAAATGTTGGATTACTCACGGCAAAAGTAGTCAGGTGGCAGTAGTTATTGCCAGAACCGGAGATGTGCGTGACAGCAAAGGCACAACTGCTTTTGTGATAGAAAAAAGCACAGAAGGTTTCACCCACGGTAAAAAAGAAGATAAATTAGGCATGCGTGCTTCAGAAACAACTGAACTGATTTTTGATAACTGCAGAGTTCATAAAGATCAGGTTTTAGGTAAAGAAGGCGAAGGCTTCAAACAGGCAATGAAAATCCTTGATGGCGGAAGAATATCTATAGCCGCTCTTTCAATCGGTATAGCTAAAGGAGCTTATAAAGCTGCCAAGGCTTATGCAAAAGAAAGACATCAGTTTGATCAGCCGATAGCCAATTTTCAAGCTATCAGTTTTAAATTAGCTGATATGGCCACACAAATTGAAGCCGCTGAACTATTGACTTACCAGGCTGCTGATTTAAAAAACAGAGGTGAATATGTAACCAAACCTTCGGCATTTGCAAAGTATTATGCATCAGAAGTAGCTGTAAGAGCTTCAACGGATGCCGTTCAAATTCTTGGAGGTTACGGTTATACTAAGGAGTTCCCGGTAGAAAAATTTTACAGAGATTCAAAGCTTTGTACTATAGGAGAAGGTACATCTGAAATCCAAAAACTGGTAATTTCCAGAGAAATCCTAAAATAA
- a CDS encoding adenine phosphoribosyltransferase, with translation MISEIIKKNVREIQDFPKPGINFIDITPLLANASLVKKTLDAFINQIGDDIDVICAVESRGFYWGLLIAQELNIPFVPVRKKGKLPGDTIAHSYDLEYGSSTIEIQRGTLQAGQRVHIHDDLLATGGTVHAVAHLLQSQKVHIQGFSFLISLNFLSGAEKIKPFSKNIISLAEYN, from the coding sequence ATGATCTCAGAGATAATCAAGAAGAACGTTAGGGAAATACAAGATTTTCCAAAACCCGGAATAAATTTTATAGATATCACGCCACTTTTGGCTAATGCTTCTTTAGTAAAAAAGACCTTAGATGCATTTATTAATCAAATAGGTGATGATATAGATGTAATTTGTGCTGTTGAAAGCAGAGGCTTTTATTGGGGTTTGCTTATAGCTCAGGAATTGAATATCCCGTTTGTACCTGTTCGAAAGAAAGGTAAATTACCGGGAGACACTATTGCTCATAGTTATGACCTCGAATACGGCTCCTCTACTATAGAAATTCAAAGAGGTACATTACAAGCCGGGCAAAGAGTTCATATTCATGATGATTTATTGGCAACAGGAGGTACTGTGCATGCGGTTGCTCATTTGCTACAGTCTCAAAAAGTGCATATACAGGGATTTTCATTTCTGATTTCATTAAATTTTTTATCCGGAGCTGAAAAAATTAAACCATTTTCGAAGAATATCATTTCTTTAGCAGAATACAACTAA
- a CDS encoding lytic transglycosylase domain-containing protein, giving the protein MKKIKNIHIYKSGFWIFFSFSILMLTLNFTSKDEGSEFDIDSEEGLMITERDVTPEFESRETRVEMRVLAIKVPDELYFAGERVPLEIFDVRERLDRELLVNTYWHSNTLQLMKLANRYFPTIEFILHQHGMPDDFKYLALVESGFRHDVSPRGAAGYWQFLAPTAKEFGLEVNDDIDERYHLEKSTVAAINYLKDAYKRFDSWTMATASYNIGMARLSRIAENQKADSYYDLFLNQETARYVFRILALKEIFNNPETYGFFLSPDDLYQPLKYETIKVETSVSNLAEFAQKHNTNYKTIKLLNPWIRGNEIKNTKGNSYFVKMPLKEEMKKADSDIYIEETD; this is encoded by the coding sequence ATGAAAAAGATAAAAAATATACATATTTATAAATCCGGTTTTTGGATTTTCTTTAGTTTCAGTATTTTGATGTTAACCTTAAACTTTACAAGTAAGGATGAAGGGTCTGAGTTTGATATTGATTCTGAAGAGGGATTAATGATTACCGAAAGAGACGTTACTCCTGAATTTGAAAGTAGAGAAACCCGGGTGGAGATGAGAGTTTTGGCTATAAAAGTGCCTGATGAACTTTATTTTGCCGGAGAAAGAGTGCCTTTGGAGATTTTTGATGTTAGAGAAAGGTTAGACAGGGAATTGTTGGTTAATACTTACTGGCATTCTAATACTCTTCAGTTAATGAAATTGGCTAACCGCTATTTTCCAACCATAGAATTTATTTTACATCAACATGGAATGCCCGACGATTTTAAATATTTGGCGTTGGTTGAAAGTGGTTTCAGGCATGATGTTTCTCCGAGGGGAGCTGCCGGATATTGGCAATTTTTAGCCCCTACTGCAAAAGAATTTGGATTAGAAGTTAATGATGACATAGATGAACGATATCATCTGGAAAAGTCTACCGTTGCAGCTATTAATTATTTAAAAGATGCTTATAAGCGTTTTGATAGCTGGACAATGGCAACAGCTTCATACAATATCGGTATGGCAAGATTATCAAGGATAGCTGAAAATCAAAAGGCAGATTCTTATTATGACTTATTTCTGAATCAGGAAACAGCACGTTATGTGTTTAGAATATTAGCTCTGAAAGAAATTTTTAATAATCCGGAGACATACGGTTTTTTTCTTAGTCCGGATGATTTGTATCAGCCCTTGAAGTATGAAACTATAAAAGTAGAAACAAGCGTTTCAAATTTGGCTGAATTTGCTCAAAAGCACAATACAAACTATAAAACGATTAAGTTATTAAATCCGTGGATAAGGGGTAATGAGATAAAAAATACTAAAGGAAATAGCTATTTTGTGAAAATGCCATTGAAAGAAGAGATGAAAAAAGCAGATTCGGATATTTATATTGAAGAAACGGATTAG
- a CDS encoding peptidase S41 has product MVFNIFYAIEMRQFIKYRLWFVFLFVLAGGTSCEKSILGGDPEMEAPKVFEFLSDDIENRYSYFELKNIDWEEVKERYRSLVYAGMDEMDLFDVLADMLFELEDGHVNLTSPFNRSRNWEWSQNYPRNYNQGIINQQYLGKDFWITGPLRHQIIDSVLYVNYRTFTEEVTNQAIDELIKRAQGLKGVIIDVRSNGGGNLGNALRIAGAFTPTSYKYGSVRIKNGSCADCFSSWTDLRVEPKSGLIFSGDVIVLTNRESYSSTTYFAQMMRENPNAILMGNSTGGGGGTPAFGELPNGWTYRFSSTQAINNEGEHLELGVPVDVEVDLEKSDENNDIDTILESALDRLR; this is encoded by the coding sequence ATGGTTTTTAACATTTTTTATGCAATTGAAATGAGACAGTTTATAAAATACAGATTGTGGTTTGTTTTTCTCTTCGTTTTAGCCGGAGGAACATCTTGCGAAAAATCAATTTTAGGTGGCGATCCGGAAATGGAAGCACCAAAAGTTTTTGAGTTTTTAAGCGATGATATCGAAAACCGGTATTCGTATTTTGAACTGAAAAATATTGATTGGGAAGAAGTTAAAGAGCGCTATCGGTCTTTGGTTTATGCCGGTATGGATGAAATGGATTTGTTTGATGTATTGGCTGATATGCTTTTTGAATTGGAAGATGGGCACGTTAACCTGACAAGCCCCTTTAACAGAAGTAGAAACTGGGAATGGTCTCAAAATTATCCACGTAACTACAATCAGGGTATCATCAACCAACAATATTTAGGGAAGGATTTTTGGATAACAGGACCTTTACGTCATCAAATAATTGATTCGGTTTTATATGTCAATTACCGCACCTTTACTGAAGAAGTTACCAATCAGGCAATTGATGAGCTGATTAAGAGAGCGCAGGGTTTGAAAGGTGTTATTATAGATGTGCGAAGTAATGGGGGAGGGAATTTGGGAAATGCATTGAGAATAGCCGGAGCTTTTACACCCACTTCTTATAAATATGGTTCTGTGAGAATTAAAAACGGTTCTTGTGCCGATTGCTTTTCCTCTTGGACAGACCTCCGTGTTGAACCTAAAAGCGGGTTGATTTTTTCCGGAGATGTAATCGTTCTCACCAATCGTGAATCATATAGTTCCACTACATATTTTGCACAAATGATGCGCGAAAATCCTAATGCAATACTCATGGGTAACTCTACCGGTGGAGGCGGAGGAACTCCGGCTTTTGGAGAGCTCCCTAATGGTTGGACATACCGATTTTCCTCTACGCAAGCGATTAATAATGAAGGCGAGCATCTGGAGCTGGGTGTACCGGTAGATGTTGAAGTAGATTTGGAAAAATCAGATGAAAATAATGATATAGATACTATTTTAGAAAGCGCTTTGGATAGGTTGAGGTGA
- a CDS encoding 30S ribosomal protein S21, with translation MLIVDARECESLEKALKKYKKKFEKAGFLKELRSRQTFTKPSVKRRNEVLKAAYRQKMINKAQ, from the coding sequence ATGTTAATAGTTGATGCAAGAGAGTGCGAATCATTAGAAAAAGCACTAAAAAAGTACAAAAAGAAGTTTGAGAAAGCAGGTTTTTTGAAAGAACTACGTAGCCGTCAGACGTTTACAAAACCTTCTGTAAAAAGAAGAAATGAGGTTTTGAAGGCAGCGTACAGACAAAAAATGATAAATAAAGCTCAATAA
- a CDS encoding site-2 protease family protein has protein sequence MKWSLSLGKPFGIAVFVHWTFLILIAWIVYMNVQQGQGIEETLAAIVFVLAIFACVTFHEYGHALAARRYGIQTKHITLLPIGGVASLEEMPENPKQELVVAIAGPLVNVVIALILFLGLYFTGNLYFDAEQIELGYLNFQNFFLGLMAVNIILVVFNMIPAFPMDGGRVFRALLTFKMGRIKATNIAALLGQITAFFFVILGLFYNPFMIFIGIFVFLGAQAEANQVKTKGLLQDYTVREIMMTKLPIVQTSQTISEVVKIILDGQDKEFIVMENENMKGILTRNMVIKGLSEKGNNALISEIASTDFPVLSPDQTLNDVYHKMMIKKFDIAPVMENGELIGVLNTENISEFMMVRNAMDKNK, from the coding sequence TTGGCATAGCTGTTTTTGTGCATTGGACATTTTTAATCCTGATAGCCTGGATTGTTTATATGAATGTTCAGCAGGGGCAAGGTATAGAAGAAACATTAGCAGCTATTGTTTTTGTGCTGGCAATCTTTGCCTGTGTGACTTTTCATGAATACGGTCATGCTTTGGCTGCCAGAAGATACGGCATACAAACGAAACACATTACCCTTTTACCAATAGGCGGAGTAGCCAGCCTGGAAGAAATGCCGGAAAACCCAAAACAAGAATTAGTTGTAGCTATCGCCGGTCCATTAGTGAATGTGGTAATTGCTTTAATATTATTTCTGGGCCTATATTTTACGGGAAATCTTTATTTTGATGCTGAACAAATTGAGTTGGGATATCTGAATTTTCAAAATTTCTTCCTCGGTTTAATGGCTGTTAATATCATACTGGTAGTTTTCAATATGATTCCTGCATTTCCTATGGATGGGGGAAGAGTCTTTAGAGCTTTGCTGACTTTTAAAATGGGTAGGATTAAAGCGACCAATATCGCAGCTTTATTGGGACAGATTACAGCTTTTTTCTTTGTAATACTAGGTTTGTTTTATAACCCTTTCATGATTTTTATTGGAATATTTGTCTTTTTAGGTGCACAAGCTGAAGCAAATCAGGTCAAAACAAAAGGATTGTTACAAGATTATACCGTAAGGGAAATTATGATGACTAAGCTTCCTATAGTTCAAACTTCTCAGACAATTTCAGAGGTGGTAAAAATAATTCTCGACGGACAAGATAAAGAGTTCATAGTAATGGAAAACGAAAATATGAAAGGTATACTCACAAGAAATATGGTGATAAAAGGACTATCGGAAAAAGGAAATAATGCATTGATTTCCGAAATTGCCTCTACTGATTTTCCTGTTTTATCTCCTGATCAAACCCTGAATGATGTATATCATAAAATGATGATTAAAAAGTTTGACATAGCTCCGGTAATGGAAAACGGAGAACTGATTGGAGTGCTGAATACAGAAAATATCTCAGAGTTTATGATGGTTAGAAATGCCATGGACAAGAACAAGTAA
- the raiA gene encoding ribosome-associated translation inhibitor RaiA, whose translation MEIKIQSIHFDADQKLLQYIEKKLEKLQNINDQVIHVDVFLRLENAGSSVKDKTSEIKINIPGSTLFSKDTAKTFEESVDGAVESMRRQLKKSKEKFK comes from the coding sequence ATGGAAATTAAAATACAATCAATACATTTTGACGCCGACCAAAAACTGTTACAATATATTGAAAAGAAACTGGAGAAATTACAAAACATCAATGATCAGGTGATTCACGTTGATGTTTTTCTTCGTTTAGAGAATGCAGGCTCATCAGTTAAAGATAAAACATCTGAAATAAAGATTAATATACCGGGTAGTACATTGTTTTCAAAAGATACAGCAAAAACTTTTGAGGAGTCTGTTGATGGTGCAGTTGAATCCATGCGAAGACAACTAAAAAAGAGTAAAGAAAAATTCAAATAA
- a CDS encoding class A beta-lactamase-related serine hydrolase, producing the protein MAANKSIHSVAMKVESGDGSISLSAAAGGMQVNDRYFIASVTKLYITAVVMKLVDENKISLNSKITEYLSEDFCERLHVMKEVDYSKEITICHLISNTSGIPDYFSHKQLSGKTVADELIAGKDEAWPIDKSIELIKSLKPKFKPGTKGKAAYSDSNYQLLGKIIETITGKTIGEVFQDYIFSKLDFKNTYLYSDINDKTPVPFYYGSEKLWLPNYMTSIGPEGGIVSTIDEVMIFLKAFFNGQFFEKEKIEALKKWNMIYPPPGLFCYGIGLEKLWIPWIASPFKYPGEILGFWGQTGTFAFYNPKTDLYFSGATNQINGTGHRLAAGAMLKLIKTVM; encoded by the coding sequence ATGGCCGCCAATAAAAGCATTCATAGTGTTGCCATGAAAGTAGAAAGTGGTGATGGCAGCATTTCATTGTCTGCTGCAGCGGGCGGCATGCAAGTAAATGACAGATATTTCATTGCAAGCGTTACAAAACTCTACATTACTGCCGTAGTGATGAAATTGGTAGATGAAAACAAAATTTCTTTAAACAGCAAGATAACAGAATACTTATCGGAAGATTTCTGTGAACGATTACATGTGATGAAAGAAGTAGATTACTCTAAAGAAATAACTATCTGCCATTTGATTTCCAATACTTCCGGCATACCGGATTATTTTTCACATAAACAGCTTAGCGGAAAGACGGTTGCAGATGAACTGATTGCAGGTAAAGATGAGGCCTGGCCAATTGATAAATCTATAGAACTTATTAAAAGTTTAAAACCTAAATTTAAACCCGGCACTAAGGGAAAAGCAGCTTATTCTGATTCGAACTATCAGCTTCTCGGAAAAATCATAGAAACGATTACCGGCAAAACTATTGGTGAGGTTTTTCAGGATTATATTTTTTCAAAACTTGATTTTAAAAACACTTATCTATATAGTGATATAAACGACAAAACACCTGTACCTTTTTATTATGGTTCTGAAAAATTATGGCTGCCAAATTACATGACATCCATTGGTCCGGAGGGAGGAATAGTTTCTACTATTGATGAAGTGATGATTTTTTTAAAAGCCTTTTTTAACGGTCAGTTTTTTGAAAAGGAAAAAATAGAGGCTCTGAAAAAATGGAATATGATTTACCCGCCACCGGGCTTATTTTGTTACGGTATTGGTTTAGAAAAGCTTTGGATTCCATGGATAGCCTCACCATTTAAGTACCCGGGTGAAATTCTTGGTTTTTGGGGACAAACGGGTACTTTTGCCTTTTATAATCCAAAAACAGATTTATACTTTAGTGGTGCTACGAATCAAATTAACGGAACAGGACATAGGTTAGCCGCAGGAGCAATGCTAAAACTCATTAAAACTGTGATGTAA
- a CDS encoding sulfotransferase, whose product MTKKAFIPLSLIPLAGGSLKAIRKTIEGCEVSSQYKMRLYSAFLVGGISKPFRLAEDFVVNKKSKTITDPAQPLFILGHWRSGTTLLHNLLTQDPDFGYVTTYQSVFPNVTLSGKWLFKNFMQLAMPDKRPADNVKLSADFPQEEEFALGNIHGLSYYNFWYFPDEARNYFSKYLTFEDLNPAEKEYWKASYKQLVKTAILNTKRKNIVLKNPPNTGRIDTLLEIYPNAKFIHIMRNPVTVYLSTKRFFEKTMPALQLNKVEEKRFIENIFWVYEKLMDKYEKDKVLIPEGNLYEFKFEDFEKEPLTFLRKIYTELKIDNFHTAEPHFVNYLNSQKKFKMNKHKVDKESLDLIMQNMENYCQKYEYNVPDNIEIM is encoded by the coding sequence ATGACTAAAAAGGCTTTTATCCCATTGTCACTCATCCCTTTAGCCGGCGGAAGCTTAAAAGCGATACGTAAAACAATCGAAGGTTGCGAAGTGAGTTCTCAGTACAAAATGCGATTATATTCTGCATTTTTAGTGGGTGGCATAAGCAAACCGTTTCGCTTGGCAGAAGATTTTGTAGTAAATAAAAAATCTAAGACCATCACTGATCCGGCTCAGCCATTATTTATTTTGGGGCATTGGAGAAGCGGTACAACCTTACTGCATAATCTTTTGACGCAAGATCCTGATTTTGGATATGTCACCACCTACCAGTCAGTTTTCCCGAATGTAACTTTAAGTGGGAAATGGCTGTTTAAAAATTTTATGCAGTTGGCCATGCCCGATAAGCGGCCTGCCGATAATGTGAAACTATCAGCTGATTTTCCGCAGGAAGAAGAGTTTGCTTTGGGAAATATTCATGGTCTGTCTTATTACAACTTTTGGTATTTTCCGGATGAAGCCAGAAACTACTTTTCAAAATACCTGACATTTGAAGATTTAAATCCTGCAGAAAAGGAATATTGGAAAGCATCTTATAAGCAGTTGGTAAAAACAGCTATCCTTAATACTAAAAGGAAAAATATAGTTTTAAAAAACCCGCCTAACACAGGTAGAATTGACACTTTACTGGAAATATACCCGAATGCAAAGTTTATTCATATCATGAGAAATCCGGTGACAGTATACCTCTCAACTAAACGTTTTTTTGAAAAGACTATGCCCGCTCTGCAGCTCAATAAAGTAGAAGAAAAGCGTTTTATAGAAAATATCTTTTGGGTGTATGAAAAATTAATGGATAAATATGAAAAAGATAAAGTCCTGATTCCGGAAGGGAATTTGTATGAATTTAAATTTGAAGATTTTGAAAAAGAGCCCTTAACTTTTTTACGAAAAATATACACTGAGCTGAAAATTGACAACTTCCACACTGCTGAACCACACTTTGTAAACTACCTGAACTCACAGAAAAAGTTTAAAATGAACAAGCATAAGGTCGATAAAGAATCCTTAGACCTGATTATGCAAAATATGGAAAATTATTGTCAAAAGTATGAATATAATGTGCCCGATAATATAGAAATTATGTAA